The following nucleotide sequence is from Juglans microcarpa x Juglans regia isolate MS1-56 chromosome 6D, Jm3101_v1.0, whole genome shotgun sequence.
AAAAATGGAACATTTTATCCAGCCATCTAAACAGAAAACAAATACAAGAGCACACTGCATATGTAAACAACTACTGCAGGAGAGTATATAAGAtgcattttaaatatatgaagtaaaGGGTGGGAAGAAAGGTGCAGTCTTATCATTAGCTCTTCTGATTGGAATATTTGAATGTCAGTACCCAGTGCTAGGTACGGGCGATCTACAAATAATTCAAACTAGATATTCTCTGCATATAAAATATTGACTacatgaattttaatttttaaggttGTATATCTTGCGGCAGTAAACTCCGCcagaaattgaattttttaataaatgcaGCCCTGAAGAGTGTAATACCTTGAAAGAATCTTCAAAAAGGGGAGAGAGCATTATGCAAAAGTATATTCCAATAATCTACAAGGTGGTAACAATAAATCTGCAAGCACGGCCTTTGATGAAAGTTAAAACAGAGTGGAGTTCAAAATGTCTAGATGCTCATTAATTTTTAAGGTTATATTATCTTGCGGCAGTAAACTCTGCcagaaattgaattttttaataaatgcaGCCCTGAAGAATGTAATGCCCTAAAAGAATCTTCAAAAAGGGGGAGAGCATTATGCAAAAGTATATTCCAATAATCTACAAGGTGGTAACAATAAATCTGCAAACACGGCCTTTGATGAAAGTTAAAACCGAGTGGAGTTCAAAACGTCTAGATGCTCATAAATTCTGCCTTCCTCTTCCATAGATGTGTGAGCAAGGACGGGCTGGTAACCCATTTGTTAAATAATAAACACagttgtatatgtatatatcagaGCCGTATCAAGCTGGCACTTCATATACACAGAGAAGTGCTTTATATTAGGTGAGCAAGCaccaaacaaagcaaacaaTCCCCACTTCCTTTCTCGTATTTCCATGGTTGTCAGACAAATCTATGTTAACCACCATAATCATTATGAGCATCCAATGAAAGGAACGGTTGTTTTAGACTTACTGCGATATTGATGAAAACATTATACCAATTGgtcaaggtaaaaaaaaaaatgatcaaggtAAATAAGGAAAGTTCTCAGATACAATGTAGGatatttgtttattaatttaattagaaaatttgTTTTATCTGATTTTATTGCAACCTAAGCAACATTCTATTGACTTTCACAAGGCAATCAAAGTGTTGTACAATATAGATAAATGACTATACTGAGGTGGGTTACATTGGTCACAAATGAATGTGCTCTGTTTCAGCATCCAACCTCCAGGAACTCTACATGCCAATTAAATTTCAAAGTTAGCAGtccaatattttaaatgtcaGTTACAGGGACAAACCTCAAGTGAACTGCAATAAAACGTTTTGCCATCTCTTGCATTCTTAAAACAAGTTTTTGACCAAGCCCTTTTATGGGTTTTGTGAATCTTAAGGCACGATAATTAACACGGCAACGCAACTTTTGTAGCTCCTCATCAAGATTATTTGCAAGTCTATAATCAAATTTTGTCAATTGCACAACCTGCAAAATTTCCCAAGAGTTAATTGCCTCACTGCAGCAAACCATAACCAAATCAGCGTAAGTAACTCTAAAAGACCAGTTTAGATCAGGgattagaaaattagaaaacattATCATAACACCACATTGACAGTTTTAGAGGATTAAACACATTTCATGTCAGAAAAATCAAGTGCTTGAACTTGAAAGACACTTAAGGTTGTGCTGAAAGTGATTTTGAAACCAAATGTTCGTTTATGCATATATCAATCAATTTAAAAGCATGCCTTGCAAATTGAGTAGAGTGGCCTTACACGTCTCTTTAAGAGTAAAGGGAGAACTTGATCAAGATAATATTCAGGGGCAGACTTCCTTGGGACACGCATGCTATAAGGAGGTTTCTCCATTGATCGCATGACTTTATCAGGAACTCTTTTGACAATAGTCACATCTTTTGCAAGGGAAGAGATGAACCAATCAACATCAAAAATGTTGATGAAGTCACTGCATGCCAAATGAGGTGCTCTTGGTAAGACAGTTATAGTGAAGTTGAAATATCATCACAATCATTGggtaaacaataaaaaaaatcaattaacacAGCTGAGGAATTAGAATCCCCACTTACCTATTATCCTTCCAATAAGAATGATGATCCAACTCAGGTACAACTAATGTAGCATTAAGAATGCGTGCGACAACTACAGCATCTGTTATCTGAGCGCAGGAAATATATTGTCATCTCCAAAGGCTAACGTGTCAATTGTTTGGTAgcccaaattaattaattgaaacaAATAAGGAAGTGAAGATGCAAAATAATTCATATGTAGGGTTAATGAAGCAAATTTATATCTTCTACAAAAATTTTCAGGTGAAAATGTAGTACAACAAAAGATCTTTCACTTACTCCTGTTCTTTGTTGGTTCAGCCCTCCACTTGTTGCAATAAGCAAATAGCCATTTGATGATCGCTCACGAACAGCAGCTATATTTCGTATTAGCAACATTAGCAGAGAAATGTATGAGCATATAAAAGTATATTTCAGATGTCAAACTAAAACCAACTCCAATGTTGGGCATAAGTATTGTTAGAGCATCGATACACACCCACAcccatatatatgtgtgtgtgtgtgtgtgtgtgtgtgtgtgtgtgtataagtATAGGTATGCATGTATCTATATGTATACACGTGTGCGTATATAGACAGACAGAGTGAGAGAGGTGGAGAGATTTTCAGAAAACGTAAAAAAGTGCAGGAGATGATTAAGAAAATGGTCTTATCATAACAgcagaaaaatggaaaaaaaatactgcTGTAGTGTTAGACTGCAAATTGTGCTGAAACAAAAGTAGCATcagaaaattttttatgtttaagatgAGTATTAACCACAATACACATCACACACAGCCGCAATGAGTAAAAAAAGTGTAATGTTTTTAAAGACAGCAGGGAGAAGAAACTCAGCTTATTTGACCAGCAAagaattttccataaaaaaacaaaagacaaaaaagacaAACTTAGGTAAAACTTCACTTTGCACCAACCACTCATCATCTAATTTACCCGccaaactttcaattttaataaatagCACCCCCAAACTACCAAAACATTGCCTATTAAAAAATAGCAAAAAGTTGCATGTACCCTTAtcttgagaaaaaggaaataattcgGGAAATTGTACTTAAGACTGATTTGCACGTGGATACTTCAATTGAAAGTTTCGAGCAGACACTAAAAGGGGACATAATACAGTGGTGCAAACTGAAGTTTTCCCATAAGCTTAAGTGCATTTGAGCAACCTTCCAACTAACAACATGAGGAGCAAGGGTGGTAAATTGCATAGTAGTTCACTTAAGAAGAAAACTCCCTTTCTAACATGAGTGGTCTAGTAGAACTCACTCATTGCATCAAAAGAATATGCTACCTAACTAATTAGGTCAAATCGATGTTTGATGGACCTAAAAGAAAGTTTAGTGAAATTGAGGCTGGGATTATCCCACCATGACTTCTAAAACCaatgttagaatatataattatagcaAACAGAATGGTACTTACAACACTAGTACAGTGCATTGCAGGACATTGATATGTACTAATATAGCTCCAGTAGTTTAAGTAATTACGGTAAAAACCTTCCAatgaaattaaaagtaaaaataactcACGAGCAAAATGCCGCCCTCGCTCGCTACAGCCATAGAAATACTTTGAATATTTGGATTTCCATATATCAATTGGCTCACGCCGACCCCCATCCTTTAATTTTgcacaaataaaaaagattagcGTAATGTCATAAAAGCAAAAGTCTTCAAGGTTTCAAAACTGGCAGAGCTAATGACACATAAATATATCCCAAACCAAAACCATTTCAATTCAAACAACGAcggtaaaagaagaatttttACCAGCCTAGAGTAGAAGCTTCGGTTGACTAAGCGCTGAGAGTACCATTCAAGATCAGAGGCAACGTGGCCGGTGAAGAGCGAAATCAAGCCCAAGGCGAAGAGCATCAACCCGCAGACGAGCGACCAGGAGATCGGCTTCCTCTGAAGCGGCGTCGTCGCAGTCGATCTCCAGCACGCTTGCAGCTTATTggcattatcatcatcatcatcatcatcatcatcattattattaccGTTGCTACCGTACCCGTTCAGGTTCTGTAATAGAGCCAGCTTGTTCGCCGATATCAAGCTTAACCTCCAGGCCTTGGAGACGCCCATCAAGACCTAGATTCAGCCAATCCCCGGATTCCACTACATACTTAACCGAAACTCCATTGCAAGAATCTGAGTCGGAGGTCCGGTGATCATCAGAGCGCGAATGAAGTAAATGCGGAGGTGAGAGGAAGTTGAGGAAACCCTAACTAAGTTTCTCCGTGGGAATGAATCACTGTGAGAGAGTGAAGTGAACGAGTGAGGTTTCGACAGAGGTTTGAGACCTGAGTGAGAGACTGTGAGAATGTGTGCAGGACTGGAGAGTGAAAGGGAAATGTGGAAGAAACTAGAAAACAGAGAATATAACTAACCCCAACCCAACGGTGGCTTCGCTGACTCCGTTTCGGGTAATTGCTGAATTTCTTTTCGGGGCAAAGTTGAAATTCCGACGAAAACATCTCAATTCCCTACGCCACatgctcattttattttcattttattgtagaaaatgtaatatatttatcatcattaaatgatcttttattagataattttttatcatctaataataatatctttacCGTTGAGCggtaaataaaatacaaaaatatatttaaaatcactttcttattcattaaataaaaaaataaaaaaattgaccaaCGGTCAACTTGAACGATCAAATGAGGGTAGCAAAGTAAATTTTCtccaataataaatatgacacATCTTATATagctaaataaaaataaaataatgatgtaATGTATAACATTCCTTatcctaaattttgtttttatattaaataaatatatacaagtttcaCGTGTACAAATCTCGGATATTGGTATACtttaaatttgtacaaatatttttatttttttatatatatttttcatttcaagtgattgttcaattatttaaaatgtatcacgtcaataaatatgattgagattagaaaaattaaataataaataaatttatttttttaaataatattaaatattaaatgctTAAACAAAATGACACTATAAAATGCGTGCATTAACCAATAATTGTCATGGGATTTGAGCAAAGATTTGAATCATAAAATAGGTACACATTAAATTGAGGTTGAAAGGCATTCATATTCCTTTACTTAGGCCACGTTTATcattattgactagtcattgACGTTCAACTAATTTTCCAGCTACTTGCAAGAAAAACCATTATCACTCTTTAATACGTGGCAAAGTTTCAAAATAAGCACTGGATTTTGGtccgaaaaataaaaatggtcctgaaatatgaaacaaataataataataataataataataatagaaaaataatagttacagtcgtAAGTGTGCAAACGtcatataatcactttaaaaaaattgaatatatacgatatccaaataaaaaaaattaattttttaatagtaaacttcactcttttttaaaacaattacacGACATTTATAcactatataactatatatagcattactcttaataaTAACAGTCTTTCAGTTCTCTTAATAATAACAGTCTTTCAGTTCAACCCCTTTAATCCCTATAAAAG
It contains:
- the LOC121235115 gene encoding O-fucosyltransferase 29-like yields the protein MGVSKAWRLSLISANKLALLQNLNGYGSNGNNNDDDDDDDDDNANKLQACWRSTATTPLQRKPISWSLVCGLMLFALGLISLFTGHVASDLEWYSQRLVNRSFYSRLDGGRREPIDIWKSKYSKYFYGCSERGRHFAPAVRERSSNGYLLIATSGGLNQQRTGITDAVVVARILNATLVVPELDHHSYWKDNSDFINIFDVDWFISSLAKDVTIVKRVPDKVMRSMEKPPYSMRVPRKSAPEYYLDQVLPLLLKRRVVQLTKFDYRLANNLDEELQKLRCRVNYRALRFTKPIKGLGQKLVLRMQEMAKRFIAVHLRFEPDMLAFSGCYYGGGEKERYELGEIRKRWATLPDLSPEGERKRGKCPLTPHEVGLMLRALGFANDTYLYVASGEIYGGEETLRPLRELFPNFYTKEMLAGEELKPFLPFSSRLAAIDYIVCDKSDVFVTNNNGNMAKILAGRRRYMGHKRTIRPNAKKLSALFMARQKMDWDTFARKVKSCQRGFMGDPDEMRLGRGEFQEFPYSCVCEKPFNDNGTIYNGYHLSDQVAMGSVAKIKSTYDDKNQASESTNTKKEKHGSRADSLGR